The Kluyveromyces marxianus DMKU3-1042 DNA, complete genome, chromosome 6 genome window below encodes:
- the CAB3 gene encoding phosphopantothenoylcysteine decarboxylase complex subunit CAB3, with amino-acid sequence MVEGVVRESGLKPVSILTNRSDSNVSLSNEKDKDEVGGRCGLPGHPKFVPLETAVRDRENGHMKSMPKLHLVTKMNSEREADDLSGSARSALTGTSVSFTVPQHQDKAAVHRRSISTKPQSSKVTSPMSATTPVSLGLTAALGGNSIDVSNGEPLPSITPVDSYSNMDDVTSWSGSSRQNSIHIPGDFIYFDTQPRNGSNDVVPDGHSPHLNGHAFSGRSPSAGSLVDSVHGVSNSNNNSESNLVAAGAKKPTTKKRISEEEPHVPFTELFLKEDDEKIHILIGATGSVATIKVPMIIDKLYKIYGENKVSVQLVLTKHAEHFLKGAKINKEVKIWRDEDEWYGFKRMGDPVLHTELRKWADIFLIAPMSANTLAKLANGVCDNLLTCLVRAWKSVPIIIAPAMNTFMYIHPVTKKHLKILQEDYPYMEVLKPVEKVLVCGDIGMGGMREWNEIVDILTKRIQMYRDDIKAQEEEEDDDDDDDDEDDDDDDEDNDDDDDDDDDDEDDDDDDDDDDDDDDDDEESTEIDTTTTK; translated from the coding sequence CATCCGAAGTTTGTTCCGCTGGAAACGGCTGTCCGGGATCGCGAGAATGGGCACATGAAGAGTATGCCTAAGCTACATCTGGTGACGAAAATGAACAGTGAGCGTGAAGCGGATGATTTGAGTGGGTCCGCAAGGTCAGCTTTGACTGGTACTTCGGTTTCCTTTACGGTGCCACAGCATCAAGATAAGGCTGCGGTACATAGACGGTCTATTTCCACTAAGCCGCAATCGAGTAAGGTAACATCGCCAATGTCTGCCACGACGCCTGTATCGTTGGGCTTGACGGCAGCACTTGGCGGGAACAGTATAGATGTGTCCAATGGTGAGCCGTTGCCCAGTATCACGCCTGTTGATTCGTATTCGAACATGGATGATGTTACCTCGTGGTCCGGATCATCTCGCCAAAATTCGATCCACATTCCGGGAGACTTTATATACTTTGACACACAACCTAGGAACGGCAGCAACGACGTGGTACCGGATGGCCACTCGCCACACTTGAACGGCCATGCGTTTTCAGGGCGTTCTCCTTCTGCTGGTTCGCTGGTGGACAGTGTTCATGGGGTTAGTAACAGCAACAATAACTCCGAGTCAAATTTGGTCGCTGCTGGTGCCAAGAAGCCAACAACTAAGAAAAGGATAAGCGAAGAAGAGCCTCATGTGCCCTTCACAGAGCTTTTCCTAAAGGAAGATGACGAGAAGATACATATCTTGATTGGTGCGACGGGATCGGTGGCCACGATCAAAGTACCGATGATCATCGACAAATTGTACAAGATATACGGCGAAAACAAAGTTTCCGTCCAATTAGTGCTCACAAAACATGCGGAACATTTCTTGAAAGGCGCTAAAATCAATAAGGAGGTGAAGATATGGCGAGACGAGGACGAATGGTATGGATTCAAGAGGATGGGAGATCCAGTGCTACACACAGAGCTTCGAAAATGGGCGGACATTTTCCTTATAGCTCCGATGAGTGCAAACACGCTGGCCAAATTAGCTAACGGGGTGTGTGATAATCTATTGACTTGTTTAGTGAGAGCATGGAAATCCGTACCTATTATTATCGCGCCAGCAATGAACACTTTTATGTACATTCACCCGGTGACCAAAAAGCatttaaaaatattacaagaagattatCCATACATGGAGGTACTAAAGCCCGTGGAGAAGGTGTTGGTATGTGGTGATATAGGGATGGGTGGTATGAGAGAATGGAACGAAATCGTGGATATTCTCACGAAAAGGATCCAAATGTACAGGGACGATATAAAGGCtcaagaagaggaagaagatgacgatgatgacgatgacgacgaggatgacgatgacgatgatgaagacaatgacgacgatgatgatgatgatgatgatgacgaggatgatgatgacgatgacgatgacgatgatgatgacgacgacgacgatgaagaaagtaCAGAAATTgataccaccaccaccaaatGA
- the TIM10 gene encoding protein transporter TIM10: MFGLGGQPQLNSQQKLQAAEAELDLVTDMFNKLVDNCHKKCIEQSYNDGQLNKNESTCIDRCVAKYFETNVKVGENMQQLGQSFAPGKF; encoded by the coding sequence ATGTTTGGTCTAGGTGGTCAACCGCAATTAAACTCtcaacaaaaacttcaagCTGCTGAAGCTGAACTAGACTTAGTCACCGATatgttcaacaaattgGTTGACAACTGCCACAAGAAGTGTATTGAACAAAGCTATAACGACGGTCagttgaacaagaacgAATCTACATGTATTGACAGATGTGTTGCCAAGTACTTTGAAACCAACGTGAAGGTGGGTGAGAACATGCAACAATTGGGCCAATCCTTTGCTCCAGGCAAGTTCTAA
- the CYT2 gene encoding cytochrome c1 heme lyase CYT2: MSDQPKCPVDDSTKEAWLKQANSNAQAKAQAQAQAQAQAPAAPAGEGVCPVDHSSRDVWLKNHLQAVGETGAASKAVAPVIPIITQDIECSSDEIPEQVKYTTDVNLPTEREKSSIPRTGTSDNWIYPSEKQFFEAMKRKNWDPNAIDMKAVVPIHNSVNERVWNYIKIWENGQGGDACGGIKLTSFKGDSKKLTPRAWFRSSILGMNKPFDRHDWVVDRCGKQIDYVIDFYANDEPEKNGLPPIYLDVRPKVNTFEGCKLRLLKSLGF, from the coding sequence ATGTCAGACCAACCAAAGTGTCCAGTTGACGACTCGACTAAAGAAGCTTGGTTGAAACAAGCTAATAGCAATGCCCAGGCCAAGGCTCAGGCTCAGGCTcaggcccaggcccaggcccCAGCAGCTCCTGCTGGTGAAGGTGTTTGTCCAGTAGATCACTCGTCCAGAGACGTGTGGCTAAAAAACCATTTACAAGCCGTTGGTGAGACAGGTGCTGCCTCAAAGGCCGTAGCTCCGGTAATTCCTATTATCACTCAGGACATCGAATGCTCGAGTGATGAGATACCAGAGCAAGTGAAATACACCACAGATGTAAACCTACCCacagaaagagaaaagtCATCGATTCCCAGAACAGGAACGTCGGATAACTGGATATACCCATCAGAGAAACAATTCTTCGAAGCGATGAAGCGGAAAAACTGGGACCCCAATGCTATTGATATGAAGGCGGTTGTCCCAATCCATAATTCAGTTAATGAAAGAGTGTGGAACTACATTAAGATATGGGAGAACGGTCAAGGTGGAGATGCATGCGGTGGGATTAAGTTGACGAGTTTCAAAGGTGATTCAAAGAAACTTACTCCAAGAGCGTGGTTCAGATCGAGCATACTAGGGATGAACAAGCCCTTTGATAGACACGACTGGGTTGTGGATCGTTGCGGTAAGCAGATCGACTATGTGATTGATTTCTACGCCAATGACGAACCGGAGAAGAATGGATTACCACCGATCTACTTGGACGTGAGACCAAAAGTAAACACCTTCGAAGGTTGTAAGTTGCGTTTGTTGAAATCGCTCGGATTCTAA
- the GPA1 gene encoding guanine nucleotide-binding protein subunit alpha has translation MGCVASTGGSSGDDESLMQSKRVNDLIEQNLQLERNKNKNEVKLLLLGAGESGKSTVLKQMKLLHQGGFTHRERMQYGQVIWADAIESMRTLILQARKLGIELDSDQEKAGGELRKSKEIILRANTLDQVDARMAGGSEFLNEYVLKYSNGAAAGAHGKQRKQQQQQSDKDDEDGLLLTEKYGNEELEDMELELDMDLKPIDQTTNEEIAHAIKQLWTHDRGIRQCFHRSSEFQLEGSASYYFDNIEKFARVDYVCDDMDILKGRIKTTGITESSFKIGPSTVKVYDAGGQRSERRKWIHCFEGITAVIFVIAVSEYDQMLFEDERVNRMHESIMLLDTLLNSRWFANTPFILFLNKVDLFQEKVKRSPIRTWFPNYPGRLGDSETGLKYFESLLLSLNRNNKPMYVHRTCATDTQSMRFVLGAVTDLVIQQNLKKSGML, from the coding sequence ATGGGGTGTGTTGCCAGTACTGGAGGTAGTAGTGGTGACGATGAGTCGTTGATGCAAAGCAAGCGAGTGAACGATTTGATCGAACAAAATTTGCAATTAGagaggaacaagaacaagaatgAGGTGAAACTGTTGTTGCTTGGAGCTGGGGAAAGTGGTAAGAGTACTGTGTTGAAGCAGATGAAGCTGTTGCACCAAGGCGGGTTTACGCATCGCGAAAGGATGCAATATGGACAAGTGATATGGGCAGATGCCATTGAGTCGATGAGGACGTTAATTTTGCAAGCCAGGAAACTGGGCATTGAGCTGGATAGCGATCAAGAGAAGGCAGGAGGAGAGTTGAGAAAGAGTAAAGAGATTATATTGCGGGCGAACACGCTAGACCAAGTGGACGCACGGATGGCCGGTGGATCTGAGTTTCTTAACGAGTATGTGTTGAAATATTCGAACGGGGCTGCAGCAGGAGCTCATGGGAAACAAaggaagcagcagcagcagcagtcGGACaaagacgatgaagatggatTGCTCTTGACTGAGAAGTACGGTAACGAGGAACTGGAAGATATGGAACTTGAACTTGACATGGATTTGAAACCGATTGACCAGACGACGAATGAGGAGATTGCGCATGCAATCAAGCAGCTATGGACACACGACCGAGGCATACGCCAGTGTTTCCACCGGTCGAGCGAGTTCCAGCTGGAAGGGTCTGCGTCGTACTACTTTGACAACATTGAGAAGTTTGCTCGAGTCGACTATGTGTGTGATGACATGGATATATTGAAGGGCCGGATCAAGACGACGGGGATTACCGAGAGCAGTTTCAAGATTGGGCCCAGTACGGTGAAAGTTTACGATGCTGGTGGACAAAGGAGCGAGAGAAGGAAATGGATCCATTGTTTCGAGGGGATCACGGCGGTGATATTTGTCATTGCGGTGAGCGAGTACGACCAGATGCTGTTTGAAGACGAAAGGGTGAATCGGATGCACGAGTCGATCATGCTTTTGGACACGCTTTTGAACTCGCGATGGTTTGCGAACACGCCgttcattttatttttgaacAAGGTGGATCTATTCCAAGAGAAGGTGAAGCGGTCGCCGATAAGGACGTGGTTTCCCAACTATCCTGGGAGGTTGGGCGACAGCGAGACGGGGCTCAAGTACTTTGAGTCGTTACTACTTAGTTTGAATCGGAACAACAAGCCGATGTACGTTCACCGGACGTGTGCTACGGACACGCAGTCGATGAGGTTTGTGTTGGGAGCGGTTACGGACCTGGTGATCCAgcagaacttgaagaagagcgGGATGCTGTAG
- the SRX1 gene encoding sulfiredoxin yields the protein MSMQTSLCKEKSIPLSQIVRPIQPVLDHDKIAAMVSTFKGTARGSATLSEAEAAERVRTLPASERLPPVDVAAVRYPDTGETRYFAFGGCHRLQAYDRLAAESPDHDVAVRCRLMPMTPKQLKLYIGGSA from the coding sequence ATGTCCATGCAAACAAGCTtatgcaaagaaaagagcATTCCATTGAGCCAGATCGTTCGGCCCATCCAGCCCGTGCTTGACCACGACAAGATCGCGGCAATGGTCTCGACTTTCAAGGGCACGGCCCGCGGCTCGGCAACGCTCAGCGAGGCCGAAGCCGCCGAGCGCGTGCGCACTTTACCGGCCAGCGAGCGGCTACCACCGGTAGACGTTGCCGCCGTGCGGTACCCGGACACCGGCGAAACGCGGTATTTCGCCTTCGGCGGCTGCCACCGCCTGCAGGCGTACGACCGACTAGCAGCCGAGTCGCCCGACCACGACGTCGCAGTGCGCTGCCGCTTGATGCCAATGACTCCGAAACAGTTGAAACTATACATTGGCGGGTCCGCGTAG
- the MDH1 gene encoding malate dehydrogenase MDH1, which translates to MLRALTRRQFSSTAFNPYKVTVLGAGGGIGQPLSLLLKLNHKVTDLRLYDLKGAKGVAADLSHIPTNSTVTGYTPESKDSQEELAAALKDTEVVLIPAGVPRKPGMTRDDLFAINAGIVRDLATSIAKNAPNAAILVISNPVNSTVPIVAEVLKQNGVYNPKKLFGVTTLDVIRASRFISEVRGTDPTTEHVTVVGGHSGITILPLVSQTKHKSVIKGEELDNLIHRIQFGGDEVVQAKNGAGSATLSMAQAGARFANSVLSGFEGERDVIEPTFVDSPLFKDEGIEFFASPVTLGPEGVEKIHGLGVLSDKEEQMLATCKETLKKNIEKGQNFVKQN; encoded by the coding sequence ATGCTTAGAGCCCTAACTCGCCGTCAATTTTCCTCCACTGCCTTCAACCCATACAAGGTCACCGTTCTAGgtgctggtggtggtattgGTCAACCAttgtcgttgttgttgaagctAAACCACAAGGTCACTGACTTGAGACTATACGACTTGAAGGGTGCTAAGGGTGTCGCTGCTGACTTGTCTCACATCCCAACCAACTCTACCGTTACTGGTTACACTCCAGAATCCAAGGACTctcaagaagaattggCTGCTGCTTTGAAGGACACTGAGGTTGTTTTGATCCCAGCTGGTGTGCCAAGAAAGCCAGGTATGACCCGTGACGATTTGTTCGCCATCAATGCCGGTATTGTCAGAGATTTGGCCACTTCCATCGCCAAGAACGCTCCAAACGCCGCCATCTTGGTCATCTCCAACCCAGTCAACTCTACTGTCCCAATCGTCGCCGAGGTCTTGAAGCAAAACGGCGTCTACAACCCAAAGAAGTTGTTCGGTGTCACCACTTTGGACGTTATCCGTGCCTCCAGATTCATCTCCGAGGTTAGAGGTACCGACCCAACCACTGAGCACGTGACCGTCGTCGGTGGTCACTCCGGTATCACCATCTTGCCGCTAGTGTCCCAGACCAAGCACAAGTCCGTCATCAAGGGCGAGGAATTGGACAACTTGATCCACAGAATCCAATTCGGTGGTGACGAAGTCGTCCAGGCAAAGAACGGTGCTGGTTCTGCCACTTTGTCCATGGCCCAAGCCGGTGCTCGTTTCGCTAACAGCGTTCTAAGCGGTTTCGAAGGTGAAAGAGACGTCATTGAGCCAACTTTCGTCGACTCCCCATTGTTCAAGGACGAAGGTATCGAATTCTTCGCTTCCCCAGTCACTTTGGGCCCAGAAGGTGTCGAAAAGATCCACGGTTTGGGTGTCTTGTCCGACaaggaagaacaaatgTTGGCCACTTGTAAGGAAaccttgaagaagaacatcGAAAAGGGTCAAAACTTTGTCAAGCAAAACTAA
- the HOT13 gene encoding Hot13p: MSIPPAAPTIHGKLVDKQSRCEHWHGPLDVIALKLKCCNKYYTCYECHNELESHPISKYNIAEPHVNLIVCGVCNHEMSFDSYASELKCPRCSAPFNPGCKLHYDMYFYKGDK; the protein is encoded by the coding sequence ATGTCTATCCCTCCTGCTGCCCCAACTATACACGGTAAACTCGTCGACAAACAGTCTAGATGTGAGCACTGGCACGGACCCTTGGACGTCATTGCCCTCAAACTCAAATGTTGCAACAAATACTACACGTGCTACGAGTGCCATAACGAACTGGAATCGCATCCCATATCGAAATACAACATTGCAGAACCACACGTCAATCTCATCGTATGCGGCGTATGCAACCATGAAATGTCGTTCGATTCGTATGCATCGGAGTTAAAGTGTCCGCGCTGCAGCGCGCCCTTCAACCCGGGATGTAAACTACATTACGATATGTACTTTTATAAAGGAGACAAATAG
- the AVO2 gene encoding Avo2p (ANK[cd00204] ankyrin repeats) codes for MIPDPRIRLREGIIQGKLGVVRRILKRWPELLENVDSRNGWSSLHYAAFYGRYLTCLHLIQLGHDSHTLLRTYDGDTSIHLAIKNGDEQTVHLLLQHFLEEGLNLRSSGHRKWAPIHIACRADHYRCLVLLLQCGADVMLQDDEGNTGLHVAMEYGSIHCLPILVAAGGEKLVNVKNQMGLDAEQVGNSDETVRKYRHVKKKNNNKSDASFADNFGIVGIPNTSSSASVSVSASGTGTGTGTVSPLSGSNSVSVSASASAPASALASALALTSASAATGTASEPVSVPVSAPGSILGSVPGPVPASISGSGSTPAEGGNGTSVKKDVEIAARGYQTRPLSLTHSPMRNGNSMGQGYTFGPGYGTATTTNTATTTHKRTHSRGHNHGLGHGNGHGHGHGHGQGNVLGQGQGNGQGNGHGIEDLNDYLADSISTSETSETSSTVGASKLLNVAISRVRRDADSGTDEEIDSEPPRMTTV; via the coding sequence ATGATTCCAGACCCTCGAATCAGACTCAGAGAAGGGATCATACAGGGGAAGCTTGGGGTTGTGAGACGGATTCTTAAGCGATGGCCCGAATTACTCGAGAATGTCGATAGCAGAAATGGCTGGTCTTCTTTGCATTATGCAGCATTCTATGGCAGGTACCTTACTTGCCTGCATCTAATACAGCTGGGACATGACTCGCATACGCTTCTAAGGACGTACGACGGAGATACGAGCATTCACTTGGCGATCAAGAACGGAGACGAGCAGACGGTGCACCTTCTCTTGCAGCactttttggaagaagGGTTGAACCTGCGAAGCAGTGGGCACAGGAAGTGGGCGCCAATCCACATTGCGTGCCGAGCCGATCATTACCGATGTCTAGTGCTCTTGCTACAGTGCGGGGCGGATGTGATGCTACAGGACGATGAGGGGAACACGGGTCTTCACGTGGCAATGGAGTATGGGTCTATCCATTGTTTGCCGATTCTTGTTGCCGCCGGTGGAGAGAAGCTTGTAAATGTGAAGAATCAGATGGGACTAGACGCGGAACAGGTTGGGAACTCGGATGAGACGGTGCGAAAGTACCGACAcgtgaagaagaagaataacAATAAGAGCGATGCGAGCTTTGCCGATAATTTCGGTATTGTTGGTATACCGAATACCAGTAGTAGTGCGAGTGTGAGTGTAAGTGCCAGCGGCACCGGCACTGGAACCGGCACTGTTTCTCCACTATCTGGGTCTAACTCGGTATCGGTATCGgcatcagcatcagcaCCAGCTTCGGCATTGGCTTCGGCATTGGCATTGACTTCGGCTTCGGCAGCAACAGGGACGGCTTCGGAACCAGTGTCAGTGCCAGTTTCGGCACCAGGATCAATACTGGGGTCAGTACCCGGGCCAGTGCCGGCATCAATATCCGGGTCAGGGTCGACGCCTGCGGAGGGCGGCAACGGTACCAGTGTGAAAAAGGATGTTGAAATAGCCGCCCGCGGCTACCAGACCCGACCGCTGTCGTTGACGCATTCTCCTATGCGCAACGGCAACAGCATGGGCCAGGGGTACACTTTTGGGCCAGGGTATGGCACTGCTACCACCACTAatactgctactactacacaCAAGCGAACGCATAGCCGTGGTCACAACCATGGTCTGGGACATGGTAATGGACACGGCCACGGCCACGGACATGGACAAGGAAATGTACTAGGACAAGGGCAAGGAAATGGACAAGGCAATGGACACGGCATCGAGGATCTAAACGACTACTTGGCCGATTCCATTTCGACGTCCGAGACATCTGAAACTTCCAGCACGGTAGGAGCGAGTAAGTTACTCAATGTGGCAATTTCGCGTGTCAGGAGAGACGCTGACAGTGGCACGGACGAGGAAATCGACAGCGAGCCGCCGCGGATGACCACAGTATAA
- the UBX4 gene encoding Ubx4p, whose translation MSDNHHPQVLLPRDQTNSAATKDDEQYQLTVDHALRYQKLLANRSGSNLANGPLMTKRLRENEKPQSKNPLQGLDYLYIRARLPDRTALDYQLSVSSTLHSLYETVKGSLQEEASAHLVLSLSSPYTKLKDDDSITLIDAGFHKKTLVIAELPDVLPPYLKPHLLANAKSIEQASSTETVSEAKDNETAPSQEEKKPAKKLTKAPKWLKISKK comes from the coding sequence ATGTCCGATAATCACCATCCACAGGTCCTATTGCCTAGAGATCAAACGAATAGTGCCGCTACCAAAGATGACGAACAGTACCAACTAACCGTGGATCATGCTTTAAGGTACCAAAAGCTACTAGCCAATAGATCAGGCTCTAACTTGGCCAATGGACCCTTGATGACAAAACGTCTAAGGGAAAATGAAAAGCCTCAAAGCAAAAACCCTCTCCAGGGCCTCGATTACCTTTATATCAGAGCTAGGTTACCGGATAGAACGGCTCTGGATTACCAATTGAGCGTCTCCAGCACTCTGCATTCACTCTACGAAACAGTCAAGGGTTCTCTTCAGGAAGAGGCTTCCGCCCATCTTGTGCTCTCGCTATCTAGCCCTTATACTAAGCTAAAGGATGACGATTCCATAACGTTGATAGATGCAGGATTCCACAAGAAAACGTTGGTCATCGCAGAACTTCCCGACGTCTTGCCACCTTACTTGAAACCACATCTTTTGGCAAATGCAAAATCCATTGAACAAGCAAGCTCTACGGAAACTGTAAGCGAGGCAAAGGACAACGAAACCGCCCCTTCGCAGGAGGAGAAGAAACCCGCAAAGAAACTAACAAAGGCTCCAAAATGGTTGAAAATTAGcaagaaatga
- the SOV1 gene encoding Sov1p: protein MLRSAVCRRNISAFSVSRHLRYIRTKSVPANVRSAVNPGHQVLTLPGEEDVEMLKKSGFTEVDAQAGLNSWMMSYLTVTNPGFKRSKKNLAKLKNQKDQPIQDVLAYLLEESENEIKRLKSMTVEEVNQHLLEKKSTQPIEEEGVPLENLDNKILEQVIYEQMKTDIHPLSNTEHLLQILEKILEDDTVKDKTTVISLDQMVEAFELVKLIPNKAYRLKGQFLAGQLIYGLNKVRLDPGNESFYIDSLLYFRKMKTASKLFESYKSRVEERWWYEVGLMVYLRSNKLQKFNVLYQETREKFGTDYIRPDVLILAIKKHLNARRLERAKELTQDISKMIEIYGWEDDTSSVHKGYLNFNSSEEANDFLNEVQRVSKRAYVKLLSSYFLYGYKEEGFRLLGEFEQTNNLEKDLFEILSKKLKLQWLKEFSTFVREYTPYLSPLDSTDKIQRLKGWYEESLREQEITEFRDSFRYLLYDSIDDLLQMKNLSGALEKSLLTYTSTTDADAEPSEIKNKRLQMVMKVLLMGGREESALNILSELEKSKRERSGHDTANTGVSAYPPVTSHHYLPFIQYYGMKSSKQGKKMLVEIIKRINYNNVEMDAFMFTTILKCLTRQQKYQDSILLVNKILSSKQEAGKTIPVPLYKQIWKTYRVYYELLHRSVDENGNKNFFCATVHAREAIKTGFTYNLLDVFYRMIEQDSTLLNSELVNAVLDAFAKNREWNNMLPVMLYIHDVQMLEIPERRIEYYRRGLKRDFIDQLKYKIRKYERSKDSLQVSKYTTQLRDIEEKLILNNLMNNQVSAEENFSTFLHELNEYLELIGYSRVDLNATMTRLGEGPEILRKYAL, encoded by the coding sequence ATGTTACGAAGTGCAGTATGTCGAAGGAATATCAGTGCTTTTTCTGTGAGCAGGCATCTGCGATACATTAGGACTAAGAGTGTGCCAGCGAATGTAAGGTCTGCTGTAAACCCTGGTCATCAGGTTTTGACTCTACCaggtgaagaagatgtggaaatgttgaaaaagagTGGGTTTACCGAAGTAGACGCGCAAGCGGGCTTAAATTCGTGGATGATGTCGTATCTTACTGTGACGAATCCTGGGttcaaaagatcaaagaagaacttaGCGAAGTTAAAGAACCAAAAAGATCAGCCTATTCAGGATGTGTTAGCCTATTTGCTAGAAGAATCGGAAAATGAGATAAAGAGGTTGAAGTCAATGACTGTAGAGGAAGTGAATCAACATCttttagagaagaaaagtacGCAACcaatagaagaagaaggagtaCCCTTGGAAAACCTTGATAACAAAATCTTGGAACAAGTCATCTACGAACAGATGAAAACAGATATTCATCCGCTATCAAATACTGAGCATCTATTACAGATTCTAGAAAAAATCTTAGAAGATGATACGGTGAAGGACAAAACAACGGTCATCTCTTTAGATCAAATGGTGGAAGCGTTTGAGCTCGTGAAACTAATTCCCAACAAAGCATACAGATTGAAAGGTCAATTTTTGGCAGGCCAGTTGATTTATGGGTTGAATAAAGTACGATTGGATCCAGGTAACGAATCTTTTTACATAGACTCTTTGTTGTACTTTAGAAAGATGAAAACTGCGTCCAAATTATTCGAATCCTATAAGAGTCGTGTGGAGGAAAGATGGTGGTATGAAGTTGGACTAATGGTGTACTTACGAAGCAACAagcttcaaaaattcaatgTGCTATATCAGGAGACGAGAGAAAAATTCGGTACTGACTATATAAGACCGGATGTTTTGATATTGGCCATCAAGAAACACTTAAACGCAAGACGTCTCGAGAGAGCTAAAGAGCTCACCCAGGATATTTCCAAAATGATTGAAATTTATGGTTGGGAAGACGACACATCGAGCGTCCACAAGGGATATCTTAATTTCAACTCTTCAGAGGAGGCGAACgatttcttgaatgaaGTACAGAGGGTATCAAAAAGAGCTTATGTGAAACTACTTTCATCATATTTCTTATATGGTTATAAGGAAGAAGGGTTTAGGCTCTTAGGAGAATTcgaacaaacaaataacTTGGAGAAAGACTTATTTGAAATATTgtcaaagaaattaaagTTACAATGGTTGAAAGAGTTTAGCACATTTGTCCGTGAATACACACCATATTTATCACCGCTGGACTCTACAGACAAGATCCAAAGGTTGAAAGGTTGGTATGAGGAAAGTTTAAGGGAGCAAGAAATCACAGAGTTTAGAGACAGCTTCAGGTATTTGCTCTATGACAGTATTGACGATTTGCTACAGATGAAGAATCTTTCCGGCGCATTAGAAAAATCACTTCTTACATATACCTCTACCACTGACGCAGATGCTGAGCCTAGTGaaatcaagaacaaaagattgCAAATGGTGATGAAAGTCTTGTTGATGGGAGGTCGTGAAGAGTCTGCATTAAATATACTCTcagaattggaaaaatcCAAGCGCGAGAGATCGGGACATGATACAGCTAACACAGGTGTAAGTGCGTACCCACCAGTAACTTCACACCATTATCTTCCATTTATTCAGTATTATGGGATGAAGTCCTCAAAGCAGGGCAAGAAAATGTTGGTTGAGATTATCAAACGTATTAACTATAACAACGTCGAGATGGATGCATTTATGTTCACAACGATACTCAAATGTCTAACAAGACAGCAGAAATACCAGGATTCTATACTACTAGTGAACAAGATCCTTTCCtcaaaacaagaagcagGCAAAACGATACCCGTGCCCTTGTACAAACAGATATGGAAGACTTACAGAGTATATTATGAATTGTTGCACCGGAgtgttgatgaaaatggtaacaagaacttcttttgtgCTACGGTGCACGCCAGGGAAGCTATCAAGACGGGGTTCACGTATAACCTTCTCGATGTATTTTACAGGATGATCGAGCAAGACTCCACTCTTTTGAATTCCGAGTTGGTTAATGCAGTCCTTGATGCGTTTGCCAAGAACAGAGAATGGAATAACATGTTACCTGTGATGTTATACATTCATGATGTCCAAATGTTGGAAATACCGGAAAGAAGAATCGAATACTATAGAAGAGGTTTGAAAAGGGACTTTATTGATCAGTTGAAATATAAAATTAGGAAATACGAGCGCTCAAAAGATTCGTTACAAGTCTCCAAATATACCACTCAGTTAAGGGATATCGAGGAAAAACTTATCTTGAACAATCTAATGAACAATCAAGTCAGTGCAGAAGAGAACTTTTCTACATTTCTGCACGAGTTGAATGAGTACCTGGAGTTAATTGGCTACAGTAGAGTCGATTTGAACGCAACGATGACAAGGTTAGGCGAGGGCCCAGAAATTTTAAGAAAATATGCATTATAA